A single Lactuca sativa cultivar Salinas chromosome 8, Lsat_Salinas_v11, whole genome shotgun sequence DNA region contains:
- the LOC122195403 gene encoding arabinogalactan protein 1-like yields MEMKNVIALAFICAIIAAVGGQVLTASPMIVPPSTVTTPIASPTVAPPTKSPVFVPPMVSVPTLVSSPLVVVPVSSPHVVVPMSSPPPVPEPVSSPAPEIAYTPEASAPASSNKKTKKKNALSSSPTGALSPAPSGDDSPSSTFSFSISPLMGSDLLLLFDMNNNCLSGFIPLELARLTRTSFPVGCQKRLIAKAVNIANELNANVTWSSKSFPIELARLLYSILKS; encoded by the exons ATGGAAATGAAGAACGTCATCGCTCTAGCATTCATCTGCGCCATTATCGCCGCCGTCGGAGGTCAAGTCCTAACTGCTTCCCCGATGATTGTGCCTCCTTCGACTGTCACAACGCCTATTGCTTCACCAACCGTAGCACCGCCGACGAAGTCTCCAGTTTTTGTTCCTCCGATGGTTTCTGTTCCTACTCTAGTTAGTTCACCACTAGTTGTGGTGCCAGTAAGTTCTCCTCATGTTGTGGTGCCAATGAGTTCTCCTCCACCGGTTCCTGAACCAGTGAGCTCTCCTGCACCAGAGATTGCTTATACACCTGAAGCTTCTGCTCCAGCTTCGAGTAATaagaagacgaagaagaagaatgcTCTATCGTCGTCGCCTACAGGGGCACTTTCTCCTGCACCAAGTGGTGACGACTCTCCCTCTTCTACTTTTTCTTTTTCGATTTCGCCTCTTATGGGGTCcgatttgttgttgttgttcgatATGAATAATAATTGTTTGTCTGGTTTTATTCCTTTGGAATTAGCAAGGTTGACCAGAACAAGCTTTCCAGTGGGATGCCAGAAGAGATTG ATTGCTAAAGCAGTAAATATTGCTAATGAGCTAAATGCTAATGTTACTTGGTCATCAAAGTCTTTTCCAATCGAATTAGCCAGATTACTATATTCAATATTGAAATCATGA
- the LOC111909477 gene encoding WUSCHEL-related homeobox 5 — MDGCSGTQEMVAGGGVAGTPVACRWNPTKEQISMLETLYGQGLRTPTAEQIQEITRRLQTYGHIEGKNVFYWFQNHKARQRQKEKQDHLSLFRQYNHHHHHHRLCHQPFLPLPPSPSEFILWKIFQTRIIICHLLFSVLYDTCYMPPSNLGFYTQHPQVASPSISKRRPPRATKSKSPDDGGFMLKHRPESFVSVSGGNINTMNIEQNEIVHRRNHSYQETLDLFPLHPTGILQERMETSGTATCLASTACTSSSSGSAVDRLYFDFFA; from the exons ATGGACGGCTGTAGTGGTACACAAGAGATGGTAGCCGGAGGCGGAGTAGCTGGAACGCCGGTTGCCTGCAGGTGGAATCCGACGAAGGAACAGATAAGCATGCTGGAGACTTTATATGGACAAGGGCTAAGGACACCGACGGCGGAGCAGATTCAAGAGATAACCAGAAGGCTGCAgacgtatggacatattgaaggcaaaaatgtgttttattggTTTCAAAACCACAAAGCTAGGCAAAGGCAAAAGGAAAAGCAAGATCACCTGTCTTTATTCCGGCAatataaccaccaccaccaccaccatcgcctCTGTCATCAGCCATTCCTCCCTCTACCACCGTCGCCAAGCG AATtcattttatggaaaatatttcAAACTCGCATAATTATTTGTCATTTGTTGTTTTCAGTTCTATATGATACCTGTTACATGCCACCCAGCAATTTAGGGTTCTATACCCAGCACCCACAAGTCGCATCACCTAGCATCAGCAAGAGACGACCACCACGAGCCACTAAGTCAAAATCGCCGGACGACGGCGGATTCATGCTGAAGCACCGGCCGGAAAGCTTTGTTTCTGTTTCCGGAGGGAATATTAACACGATGAACATAGAGCAAAATGAGATTGTTCATCGCAGAAACCACAGTTATCAAGAAACTTTGGATCTTTTCCCTCTGCACCCAACTGGGATTCTGCAAGAACGAATGGAAACTTCAGGCACTGCTACTTGTCTTGCTTCCACTGCTTGTACATCGAGCTCTTCTGGAAGTGCGGTTGACCGGCTATACTTTGACTTTTTTGCTTGA